CTTTTCAGCAACAGCTAGCTCAGCAGCTAGATGTTAGCGTGTAGCTGATCTCAGATCTCCGACCTGCAGTACCACGTGATCACGCtcaggatgaagatgatgatgaagatggaGGTTTAAACTGGTTCTGGTGTCTATCTGAGGTCCAGCTGGAGGGTCAGAAGGTCAGTGAACGTCTCATTTCAGCTTCAGGATGAGCAGCCGAGGAGCTCatagggaggaagaggaggaagacttCTACGACTGTCAGGACAGCATGGAGacgaaggaggaagaggagaaagaggagaaggaggaagaggaggaggaagagcttCCGAAAACAGACAGAATAATTGGGAGAGGAGCCAAAGAGAGGAAGCGATGGACAGAGGGAGAAGGGGACGAACGGGAGcttcagcaggaagaggagcttcaggaggaagaggagcttcaggaggaagaggagcttcaggaggaagaggagcttcaggaggaagaggagcgtcaggaggaagaggagcttcaggaggaagaggagagtcAGGTCTTTCAGGATTCAGATGAAGAAACGTCCAGAGTGGAGTTTGACGATGTCTACCTGAGGGAGGTGGAGAAGGAGCTGacggaggaggagaaggaggtaACACCAGTCTCTGCTCCACAGTTCCCCCCAGTTTAAACCAGTCAAACCAGTTCAAGCTAGTTTACACCATTACAACCAGTTCAGAATAACTTAACCAGTTTATACCAGTTCACACCAGTCTGTGGAGCTTTCAGGCGTCAGGTTCTAAGTAGTAAATCTGAGCTGTgagtgtttctgtttcagagtCGTCGGCAGCAGAGCGTCGCTCTGAAGGAAACGGGAAACGGCCTATTCAAAGCCGGAGGTGAGTTCAGTTCTGCCTACAGTCTGGCCCAGGGTTCAGGTCATGATGCGTTCAGGTGCCTTGTTCCCCTCTGTgcaactgtgtttgtgtttctgcagactGGAAAGAGGCGGCGCTAAGCTACACCCAGGCCTTGGCTCTATGTCCAGTTAGCTGCAGCAGAGAAAGAGCAGTGATGTTCTCCAACAGAGCGGCTGCAAGGATGCACCTGGTAAGGCTAATGTGATGCTAACGCTATGCTGCACCTGGTAAGGCTAATGTGATGCTAATGCTATGCTCACCTAGTAGGGCTAACGTTATGCTAACGCTATGCTCACCTAGTAGGGCTAACGCTATGCTGCACCTCGTAAGGCTAATGTGATGCTAACGTTATCCTACACCTGGTAAGGCTAATGTGATGCTAACGCTATGCTGCACCTGGTAAGGCTAATGTGATGCTAACGCTATGCTCACCTAGTAGGGCTAACGTTATGCTACACCTGGTAAGGCTAATGTGACGCTTATGCTATGCTGCACTTAGTAGGGCAAACGTGACACTGACACCATGCTAGAGCTTTGCTGCTTCTGATTAGGCTAATGTGATGCTAACGCTATGCTACCTCAATACAGCCTGTTGGCTcctatgtttttaaatattctaaatgTTAGTTTCTTTGAGTTTTCTCGGCTTTGTTGCTTTGCGTCTAGTTTTTGATATATGAGTGGACTCAGCTAACCCAACTCTCCTGTTAAATAACAATGCTAAGTGTATTAGCATTATGCTAATGGTTTGTACTAGCAGAACGCTAACAGCTCTGTGTCTTTTCAGGACCTGAAGGATGAGGCCATCTCAGACTGCAGCAGAGGTGAGTCATCACATCATTTTATCaccttttactttaaataagctAACCAATCAGCACACTGGCtctggttaccatagcaatagATCTGGATCCAGAGTACCTGCGGGCGTTGCTGAGGAGGGCGGAGCTTTATGAGAAGTCGGAGAAGCTTGATGAAGCTCTGGAGGACTACAAAAAGGTTCTGGAGCGAGATCCGAGCCACAGTGGAGCACAGCAGGCCTGCATGGTGAGTTCACTGACCGCTGGGACCAACGAGCACTGAAGTCTGGTTCCGACTTCATGAGGAAAACCATGTTTCAGATTCTGTACACCAAATTTGACCCAAATCCTCAGTTACGCTTTCAGTTTAAAGTCCTTTTGTTCCCGTCTCACCTGTCCCACCCTTCACCTTGTGTGTCCCTCAGAGGCTGCCTCAGCAGATTGAGGAGCGAAACGAGAAGCTAAAGGAGGAGATGATGGGTACGTACTGCCCTTGAACGCACCGCGTCTGTGCTGTGAACACCTGGTCCCTGAACCTGTCCTTAAACGTGTGTCCTGTCCAGGTAAGCTGAAGGACCTGGGCAACCTGATCCTGCGGCCGTTCGGACTCTCCACTAACAACTTCCAGATCGAGCAGGACTCGTCCAGCGGTACCTTCTCCATCAACTTTGTCCAGAACCCCAATAACAACCACACCGGATGATGTAATCGTGACATCACAGAAACAGATTATCAAATTATGGTTGAGGTTCCTGATTGGTTAAAGCTACAGGATACCGCAGGACATTGCAACGCCAGACTTCAGACTCAACCAATCAGGAGCTTGCTTTCTGATGACATAATCTGCTGTATCAGCTGTTAATAAAGCAAACAAGAAGTGATGCAAGCATGCTTTTGTGACATCATCAAACAGACGGGAAACGGGGCGGAGCTTAATGAGTTTATTatgagcaggaagtgaatctgattggtcagtggGCTCGCCGGGACAGGAGCATCTCTCTGATGTTGTCCTCTGCTTCCTTGACGCTGCGCTCCAGGTACACCTTCTTCTGCTGAACAcacacaggtcagaggtcagagcggaccatacaaacacaaaccagGCTGAgtgtgatgatgtcatggctttggaaGAGCCTGATAGGCTGACAGTAGATCCTTCAATTTCATTCAgagcaacttttaaaaagtgagtttttgatttttgagtAAATGATAAAGTCTGAGCCGCCTCAGGATGATGAAGGCCACAACTCAGGTCTGCAGAACCGGACCTGCCGCGCCAGatgaaccagcagcagaaccgtGATGTGTTCAGGGCGTGCAGCAAATCTCAGCTCTTTACCTCCAGCTCTTTGATCTTGTCGTTGACCGTCTTCTGTTTGTCAGTCAGCAGGTCGTCGATCTCTTCCTTGGACTGCAGGACAAACCTGAAATGCCAGACAGTCACAGATCGCCCTCTCCGCCGATGATGTCACGGCTCAGTAGGGGACCACTCACATGCGACCGACGCCCTCGTAGAGTCGCGTGTTGGTAGGGAGCGTGGAGATCTCGGCCTGCGTCAGCTTGGTGTGTTTCTGGACCCGACCAAGCTGCTCGATCTGCAGGTCGGCCAGCTTCACCTTCTGCTGCGTGTCGATCATCTTCACCTGCAGTTCCGAGAAGGCCTGCAACGACAGGAGGCGTCACTCTGAGCTAAAAAACAACCCCAATAACAGGAGAGGAGGCGTCACTCTGAGCTAAAAAACAGCCCCAAGACAGGAGGCGTGGAGCTGCAGCTTCAGGGCCTACAGTGGAGCCTTTGCTCCAGTCATTGAGGGACATGTCCTTCAACCTTTGGACgtgtccctggtccaacacatcTGAGTCTCCTGCTGAGTTCTGCTGATGACCTCATTATTCTCCTcatgtgttgaagcagagacgcCTAGAAACTGCAGGACACCTCCAGGCCTGGGGGACCTGGGGCCTCATGTATAAAGCGTGCGTACGCACAGAAAATGTGCGGCGCCATGTTTTACACACAAGTCGGCATGCACACGTTTTCCCTAGTGTGAAAATGTGCGGCAGCCACGCGAACgttttctgtggacaataacaaactacaaagcgttaaaactcacctaaatacactgaaatctgacgACATTCACATTCAATTATTTAGACCAagatattattaaaataattaaaaaattattttaatattttattatttaaacgtaaacgatgaaactgaagCACATTCatcctcagacaataacctAACAAgcacacaaaatgaaaataatattaaagtatgtgaaaacctcactccaatgtaaatagtacttttcctcagtttttgtctcataaagatgtaacgCGTTGGTCTGTGCGCCGAAGTGCATGAAATGCATCTATGGggtcatttcattctcactaaaagaagaaaacagcagattaactcaaacctgctgattaaaaataatcatcaggTTTGATTATTGATCAAGGTGTGTATACATACAATATCATGTATACAAGCAGCTGCGTAAAGGtgagctttggctctgatggagaacatcgccaatggaaggattcagagggagcaattgatcagagatcatattgatctgctgggaaatgctgatgatggtttattagtGTTTAGAttagactgatcatcctggagctctgagcaaaaCTTGAAGAAGTTGcagtaccggtaccggtaccggtgtAACTGCCTTCAGTCGAGCCAGGcccgctttgtgaatgcgccttTCTGGACAGAAGGCATTTCTACTCTGTAAATGTACGATTTATGCTCATGATTCCACCATTTAGAATAAACGTCCACATTCCCCACTCAAAGCTCTGACACGCTCCCTGTCTTTAAATCCCGACTGAACGCTCTgctgttcaaacaggcattttctttctttattttttttttaacaatttggattttttttttctttaaaatgtattatttttattttgtatcttGTGAGGTGACCTTATGTGCTCTTAAAGcgccttttaaataaaatatgtaattattattattataaatgcttctgctacaaacaaggacgttgccatggttattgcttcacgtggtggcagacttccgggtatttaaactaatttacatatgtatttatgggtggCGACAGGGCGGACCATCAGCTGCGCTCTATTTCCCGCAAGTTGGGATTTATAAAGGCAAAGTGCGCGAACGGCTTTTAcatctgaatttgtttttgtgcgCAGCCCTTTTCTAAATTTGTTCGTACGcaaagttttagtgtgaaaactgcgcactCTTTCATGCACGAGGTCTCCAGCAGTAATCCTCCCTCAGAGTTGACCCAGGAGGTTTCTGGTCCTGGTACCACGGCACCAGAGTCCGGTTCC
This region of Xiphophorus hellerii strain 12219 chromosome 11, Xiphophorus_hellerii-4.1, whole genome shotgun sequence genomic DNA includes:
- the ttc1 gene encoding tetratricopeptide repeat protein 1, with product MSSRGAHREEEEEDFYDCQDSMETKEEEEKEEKEEEEEEELPKTDRIIGRGAKERKRWTEGEGDERELQQEEELQEEEELQEEEELQEEEELQEEEERQEEEELQEEEESQVFQDSDEETSRVEFDDVYLREVEKELTEEEKESRRQQSVALKETGNGLFKAGDWKEAALSYTQALALCPVSCSRERAVMFSNRAAARMHLDLKDEAISDCSRAIDLDPEYLRALLRRAELYEKSEKLDEALEDYKKVLERDPSHSGAQQACMRLPQQIEERNEKLKEEMMGKLKDLGNLILRPFGLSTNNFQIEQDSSSGTFSINFVQNPNNNHTG
- the pfdn1 gene encoding prefoldin subunit 1 isoform X2, which gives rise to MMAAPVDLELKKAFSELQVKMIDTQQKVKLADLQIEQLGRVQKHTKLTQAEISTLPTNTRLYEGVGRMFVLQSKEEIDDLLTDKQKTVNDKIKELEKKVYLERSVKEAEDNIREMLLSRRAH
- the pfdn1 gene encoding prefoldin subunit 1 isoform X1; this translates as MMAAPVDLELKKAFSELQVKMIDTQQKVKLADLQIEQLGRVQKHTKLTQAEISTLPTNTRLYEGVGRMFVLQSKEEIDDLLTDKQKTVNDKIKELEQKKVYLERSVKEAEDNIREMLLSRRAH